Genomic segment of Clostridium sp. Marseille-P299:
AGTATATCTCTATTTAATGAATTTGCTCCTTTTAGATCACCAAAGTCCATGTTCCATAGTCTAACGCTACAAATTACTTTAGAATCTATCATTGCTTCTTTCACAAACTGCATAACTGTTTTAACATAATCACGTAAATTCAAGTTTTGATCATTGGCTTCAAAGCTATGAAGAGAAATATTAATTTGTCTTAACGCTTTTAGATGTAGTAAATAATCCTTTTCGCTATTTAGCAATGTCCCGTTGGTTGTAAGGTTAACCTTAAGATTTTTCTCCCCTGCTATTTCAATAAATTCTTTGATATTGTTGTGCAGTAAAGGCTCCCCCATAATATGAAGATAAATATGGTTTGTATATGCTGAAACCTGTTCAACAATATGAGTAAATTCTTGAGTTGATAAAAACTTTGGCATACGTTTTGTTTTCGGGCAAAAATCACAATGTAAATTACATACATTCGTAACTTCAATATAAACTTTCTTAAATCTTGGTTTGCTAGTTGGCTGTATATTCATTATTATCCTCTAAAACTTGCTTTTAAGGAATTTTCCCCATTCACAAATTTATCTTCTTTCATTTCATAATCCAATATATTAAAAGTTGAATAATTAATAGAGATTTATACTTTACTTATATCTTGAAATATTTTTTCTACATGCTAAAAAAGAAACTACAATTCTGTAGTTTCTTTTATTTAAAATAATTATATTCTCTATACTCTCAAAACTTCACACTGATTTCATCCATCTATTTTCAAACAAACTTTTTAGGTTAAGCCCTCGACCTATTAGTATTAGTCAGCTGCACACGTTACCGTGCTTCCACCTCTAACCTATCTACCTAATCGTCTTTTAGGGGTCTTACTAGCTTTTGCTATGGGATATCTTATCTTGAG
This window contains:
- a CDS encoding radical SAM/SPASM domain-containing protein, with translation MNIQPTSKPRFKKVYIEVTNVCNLHCDFCPKTKRMPKFLSTQEFTHIVEQVSAYTNHIYLHIMGEPLLHNNIKEFIEIAGEKNLKVNLTTNGTLLNSEKDYLLHLKALRQINISLHSFEANDQNLNLRDYVKTVMQFVKEAMIDSKVICSVRLWNMDFGDLKGANSLNRDILLLIEKELGLNESLEENLRENHSCKIGNNVYINMAHKFQWPDINKDMMKEEVFCYGLRDQLGVLVDGTVVPCCLDSEGTINLGNLYQQNLESILTSERAKNLYDGFSNRKAVEELCKRCGYATRF